The following coding sequences lie in one Vicinamibacterales bacterium genomic window:
- a CDS encoding DASS family sodium-coupled anion symporter, translated as MNWRAVVPMGVAIALALLPVPAGLTRNAWLYFSLFAGVVTGLVLEPIPAAGVGFVGMALMAASRLAAPDTEASLKLALSGFANGTVWLVFAAFTFALGYQKTGLGKRIALLLVRRLGGRTLGLGYAVMLADVVLAPFTPSNTARSAGTVFPVIRNIPPLYDSHPGPTARRIGAYIIWTEFAATAVTSSMFLTGLAPNLLAVSLVEKTIGHDISMGTWVIGFLPIGLLFIAVLPWLVYKIYPPTVTGGHEVPEWAGAELARMGRVSRGEWTMGGLALVAISLWVLGGELMEAATAALLVISLMLAFRIVTWQEIVGHKDAWNVLVLLATLVGLADGLNKVGFVGWLARGSAALLGGLPPTLVMAALVAVFFVTHYMFASITAHVTAMLPMFLAAGVAVPGMPVNAFALLLCYSLGVMGILTPYATGPAPVFYASGFVSRKEFWTLGLIFGAIFLAALLGIGIPYLMLLHPMQPVS; from the coding sequence GTGAATTGGCGGGCCGTCGTGCCGATGGGCGTGGCGATCGCGCTCGCGCTCCTGCCCGTGCCCGCCGGCCTCACCAGAAACGCCTGGCTCTACTTCTCGCTGTTCGCCGGTGTCGTGACGGGGCTGGTGCTCGAGCCGATTCCCGCGGCCGGCGTCGGCTTCGTGGGCATGGCGCTCATGGCGGCGTCGCGCCTCGCGGCGCCCGATACCGAGGCCTCGCTGAAGCTGGCGCTCTCGGGCTTCGCCAACGGCACCGTCTGGCTCGTGTTCGCCGCATTCACGTTCGCGCTCGGCTACCAGAAGACCGGTCTGGGCAAGCGGATCGCCCTGCTGCTCGTGCGCCGCCTCGGTGGCCGCACGCTCGGCCTGGGGTACGCGGTGATGCTTGCCGACGTCGTGCTCGCGCCCTTCACCCCCTCCAATACCGCGCGCAGCGCCGGCACGGTGTTTCCGGTCATCCGCAACATTCCCCCGCTGTACGATTCGCATCCTGGACCCACGGCGCGCCGGATCGGTGCGTACATCATCTGGACCGAGTTCGCCGCGACGGCCGTCACCAGCTCGATGTTCCTCACCGGCCTGGCGCCGAACCTGCTGGCGGTCAGCCTCGTCGAGAAGACCATCGGACACGACATCTCGATGGGTACGTGGGTCATCGGCTTCCTGCCGATCGGACTGCTGTTCATTGCGGTGCTGCCGTGGCTGGTCTACAAGATCTACCCGCCGACCGTGACCGGCGGCCACGAAGTGCCGGAGTGGGCGGGCGCGGAACTCGCACGAATGGGCAGGGTCTCGCGGGGCGAATGGACGATGGGCGGGCTCGCGCTGGTCGCGATCTCGCTGTGGGTCCTCGGCGGCGAGCTGATGGAAGCTGCGACGGCCGCACTCCTCGTCATCTCTCTCATGCTCGCCTTCCGGATCGTTACCTGGCAGGAGATCGTCGGTCACAAGGACGCGTGGAACGTGCTGGTGCTCCTGGCGACGCTCGTGGGGCTGGCGGACGGACTGAACAAGGTCGGATTCGTCGGGTGGCTGGCCCGCGGATCGGCCGCGTTGCTCGGCGGTCTGCCGCCCACACTGGTGATGGCGGCACTCGTCGCCGTGTTCTTCGTCACGCACTACATGTTCGCGAGCATCACCGCGCACGTGACCGCGATGCTCCCGATGTTCCTCGCGGCGGGCGTGGCGGTGCCCGGTATGCCGGTGAACGCCTTCGCGTTGCTGCTGTGCTACTCGCTGGGCGTCATGGGCATCCTCACGCCGTACGCGACCGGTCCTGCGCCGGTCTTCTACGCGAGCGGGTTCGTGTCACGCAAGGAGTTCTGGACGCTGGGGCTGATCTTCGGGGCGATCTTCCTCGCGGCGCTCCTGGGAATTGGGATCCCGTACCTCATGCTGCTGCATCCAATGCAGCCCGTCTCGTGA